A genomic window from Synechococcus sp. CBW1107 includes:
- the purF gene encoding amidophosphoribosyltransferase yields the protein MEEACGVFAVYAPGQQVANLTYFGLYALQHRGQESAGIAVFNGDKVRLHKDMGLVSQVFDQDVLERMPGDLAVGHNRYSTTGSSRVCNAQPVVLMTRLGPFALAHNGNLVNVEDLRQSVQASEIQFTSTTDSELIAFALQHAVDGGLGWEEAIRDAAGRCRGAFSLAIGTPDGLFALRDGHGVRPLVFGHLGDKHQGQWVVSSETCGLDIIGAAYDGDVGPGELIRFSAGDPLPARQRWCDEPTKLCVFEMIYFARPDSRFFGESLYSYRHRIGEVLARETAVEADIVIGVPDSGIPAAIGFSKASGIPFADGLIKNRYVGRTFIQPTQAMREAGIRVKLNPLPDVLSGKRVVVIDDSIVRGTTSRKLVLALREAGATEVHMRISSPPVTHPCFYGIDTDNQDQLIAARLNLQEITDHLQVDSLAYLSQEGMLEAAHDNASHFCTACFDGNYPIDMDESVRSSKLMLEPTGLAARV from the coding sequence ATGGAAGAGGCCTGTGGGGTCTTTGCCGTGTATGCCCCTGGCCAGCAGGTGGCCAACCTCACCTATTTCGGCCTCTACGCCCTGCAGCACCGGGGCCAGGAGTCGGCTGGCATCGCTGTATTCAACGGCGACAAGGTGCGGCTGCACAAGGACATGGGCCTGGTGAGCCAGGTGTTTGATCAGGACGTGCTCGAGCGCATGCCCGGTGATCTGGCTGTGGGCCACAACCGCTATTCCACCACCGGCAGCAGCCGGGTCTGCAATGCGCAGCCCGTGGTGCTGATGACCCGACTCGGCCCGTTCGCCCTGGCCCACAACGGCAACCTGGTCAATGTCGAGGATCTGCGCCAGTCGGTGCAGGCCAGTGAGATCCAGTTCACGTCCACCACCGACTCGGAGCTGATCGCCTTCGCTCTCCAGCACGCCGTCGATGGAGGACTGGGCTGGGAGGAGGCGATCCGTGATGCGGCGGGCCGCTGCCGCGGCGCCTTCAGCCTGGCGATCGGTACCCCCGATGGGCTGTTCGCCCTGCGCGACGGCCATGGGGTGCGCCCCCTGGTGTTCGGCCACCTCGGCGACAAGCACCAGGGCCAGTGGGTCGTGAGTAGTGAGACCTGCGGACTCGACATCATCGGTGCCGCCTACGACGGTGACGTGGGACCCGGTGAACTGATCCGCTTCAGTGCCGGGGACCCGCTGCCGGCCCGTCAGCGCTGGTGCGATGAGCCCACCAAGCTCTGCGTGTTCGAGATGATCTACTTCGCCCGGCCCGACAGTCGCTTCTTCGGCGAATCCCTCTACAGCTACCGCCACCGCATCGGTGAGGTGCTGGCTCGGGAAACGGCGGTGGAGGCCGACATCGTGATCGGCGTTCCCGATTCCGGCATTCCCGCCGCCATCGGGTTCTCCAAGGCCAGCGGCATTCCCTTCGCGGATGGCCTGATCAAGAACCGGTACGTGGGCCGCACCTTCATTCAACCCACCCAGGCGATGCGGGAGGCGGGCATCCGCGTCAAGCTCAACCCCCTGCCGGATGTGCTCTCCGGCAAACGTGTGGTGGTGATCGACGATTCGATCGTGCGGGGCACCACCAGCCGCAAGCTGGTGCTCGCTCTGCGTGAGGCCGGTGCCACCGAGGTGCACATGCGGATCAGTTCACCGCCCGTCACCCACCCCTGCTTCTACGGCATCGACACCGACAACCAGGATCAGCTGATTGCTGCTCGCCTCAATCTCCAGGAGATCACCGATCACCTCCAGGTTGATTCCCTGGCCTATCTCAGCCAGGAGGGCATGCTTGAAGCGGCCCACGACAACGCCTCTCACTTCTGCACCGCCTGCTTCGATGGCAACTACCCGATCGACATGGACGAGTCCGTGCGGTCCAGCAAGTTGATGCTCGAGCCCACGGGCCTGGCAGCCCGTGTCTGA